The window AGAGGCTGATGAAAGTaaagttcattttttattcatgtttgCATTTGTACAAAAATGTTACAATTTTCTGAAGACTAAGAATTGTTCCTTTTTGGTCTTTTGTactaaataaaaatgaaagttcACATCTGTGATGACTTAAAAGAGCTTGTCAGCATTTATTTTTCTGCCCAACTATGGAAAATATATTACAAGTTCACTGAAAGGGCACAACAGATTCACAGACATTGGTAAGAGCACAACACACTTTAACTATTTTGTCAAGGTATGTCACATCATTTTCTGTGTCAATGTCAGTGAAACGTAGAACTCCAATGACTCTTTCTATGTGTATTCTAAGAGATGCTAAGCATCTCGTGTCTTCCAGGTCAACAGGATCTAACTGTTTCTTCCCACGAGTGAATGCTGGAAGCTTTAATTCAGCATGATAAGAATTCACTGAGTCTTTGACATTGAATCCTCTGTCTGCCAAAACCAAGTCACCTGGGAGCAAATTAGAAAGAAAACCGCTTTGCTCTGTGATGAACTTATCGCTTGTGCGACCTCCCCATCCATTGGAAATGAAACAAATAGAACCTTGTGGGGTGATTGCGATTAAATATTTCATGGTGTGGTGTGACTTGTATGCTGAATAACACTGAGCACTGGCTAACAGGTTACTTGGTTTCTCCAGAAATATCTCAAAACAGTCAATAATACAGACTGTCTTTTCAAACACACTATTCCTAAATGCATAGGGAATAGATTCTCTTAAGGATTCCCTTTCAGGCCAAATAACAAGACTTGGCACTAGTGTACAATACATGACACTTACA is drawn from Nothobranchius furzeri strain GRZ-AD chromosome 4, NfurGRZ-RIMD1, whole genome shotgun sequence and contains these coding sequences:
- the LOC139069748 gene encoding uncharacterized protein is translated as MLLRQKITCTEINETTLQKSDRKVNMLTGLSSYSQLMVIFNVIMPYLKHKSSLTLFQQYILALIKMRMNLSFDFLAFYFSIDSTTVSKLFKHCVSVMYCTLVPSLVIWPERESLRESIPYAFRNSVFEKTVCIIDCFEIFLEKPSNLLASAQCYSAYKSHHTMKYLIAITPQGSICFISNGWGGRTSDKFITEQSGFLSNLLPGDLVLADRGFNVKDSVNSYHAELKLPAFTRGKKQLDPVDLEDTRCLASLRIHIERVIGVLRFTDIDTENDVTYLDKIVKVCCALTNVCESVVPFQ